A DNA window from Streptomyces sp. 71268 contains the following coding sequences:
- a CDS encoding S8 family peptidase yields the protein MASHKRMSNRRLALAIGAAAAVAAGAFVAVPAGATDAPAEGTVYGANAKGAVDGSYIVMLKGGKSVKAADSGKDLAKEYGGKLSRNYDSAINGFSAKGLSETEAKRLAADPAVDKVVQNKTFKATGTQDNPPSWGLDRIDQTDTQGDSTYTYPDSAGEGVTAYVIDTGVRVTHKDFEGRATHGFDAVDGDDSADDGNGHGTHVAGTIAGADHGVAKKAKIVAVRVLDDQGSGTTEQVVAGIDWVTENHQGPSVANMSLGGGADEALDAAVQKAIASGVTFGVAAGNESTDASQGSPARVPEAITVASSTDADEQSSFSNYGDIVDIYAPGSDITSAWNTGDDATNTISGTSMATPHVVGAAAVYLGAHQDATPDAVAKALTEGATPDKISNPGEGTPNKLLKVVE from the coding sequence ATGGCATCTCACAAGCGCATGAGCAACCGTCGTCTCGCCCTGGCGATAGGCGCCGCAGCCGCGGTCGCCGCCGGGGCGTTCGTGGCCGTTCCGGCCGGCGCCACCGACGCGCCCGCCGAGGGCACGGTCTACGGCGCGAACGCCAAGGGCGCCGTCGACGGCAGCTACATCGTCATGCTCAAGGGCGGCAAGAGCGTCAAGGCCGCCGACTCGGGCAAGGACCTGGCCAAGGAGTACGGCGGCAAGCTCTCGCGCAACTACGACTCGGCCATCAACGGCTTCTCGGCCAAGGGCCTGAGCGAGACCGAGGCCAAGCGCCTCGCCGCCGACCCGGCCGTGGACAAGGTCGTCCAGAACAAGACCTTCAAGGCCACCGGCACCCAGGACAACCCGCCGTCGTGGGGCCTGGACCGCATCGACCAGACCGACACGCAGGGCGACTCCACGTACACCTACCCGGACAGCGCTGGTGAGGGCGTCACCGCGTACGTCATCGACACCGGCGTGCGCGTCACGCACAAGGACTTCGAGGGCCGGGCCACGCACGGCTTCGACGCCGTGGACGGCGACGACTCGGCGGACGACGGCAACGGGCACGGCACGCACGTCGCCGGCACCATCGCCGGTGCGGACCACGGCGTGGCCAAGAAGGCCAAGATCGTGGCCGTGCGCGTGCTGGACGACCAGGGTTCGGGCACCACCGAGCAGGTCGTCGCGGGCATCGACTGGGTGACCGAGAACCACCAGGGCCCGTCCGTGGCCAACATGAGCCTGGGCGGCGGCGCCGACGAGGCGCTGGACGCGGCGGTGCAGAAGGCCATCGCGTCCGGCGTGACCTTCGGTGTCGCGGCCGGCAACGAGTCGACCGACGCCAGCCAGGGCTCGCCCGCGCGGGTCCCCGAGGCCATCACGGTCGCCTCCAGCACCGACGCCGACGAGCAGTCGAGCTTCTCCAACTACGGCGACATCGTCGACATCTACGCCCCGGGCTCGGACATCACCTCCGCCTGGAACACCGGCGACGACGCCACCAACACCATCTCGGGCACCTCGATGGCCACCCCGCACGTCGTGGGCGCGGCGGCCGTCTACCTGGGCGCCCACCAGGACGCCACGCCGGACGCGGTGGCGAAGGCGCTGACCGAGGGCGCGACCCCCGACAAGATCAGCAACCCGGGCGAGGGCACGCCGAACAAGCTGCTCAAGGTGGTCGAGTAA